In the Flavisolibacter tropicus genome, one interval contains:
- the typA gene encoding translational GTPase TypA, translated as MDIRNIAIIAHVDHGKTTLVDKILHATKVFRENQDAGELIMDSNDLEKERGITIFSKNAAVEYNGVKINVIDTPGHADFGGEVERVLKMADGVCLLVDAFEGPMPQTRFVLQKALALGLKPIVIINKVDKPNCRPDEVHDAVFELFFNLDATEEQLDFPTYYGSGKNGWFNDSLTQIDNINPLLDGILKHVPPPAVGEGSLQLQITSLDYSSFLGRIAIGKVSRGSIKEGQPISLMQTDGTIKKSRVRELYVFEGMGKKKVSEVVAGDLCAVVGLEGFNIGDTIADFENPEALPVISVDEPTMNMMFSINNSPFFGKDGKFVTSRHLRDRLMKETEKNLALRVRDTDSADSFLVYGRGILHLGVLIETMRREGYELTIGQPQVLVKEIDGRKCEPFETLVVDVPQEYASKVIDLVTRRKGEMLIMETKGDMQHLEFDIPSRGLLGLRTNMLTNTAGEAVMNHRFSEYKPWKGPIPGRNNGVLIAKEAGSTTAYSIDKLQDRGFFFVDPGEEVYKGMIIGENNKPGDLVVNPNEGKKLTNMRASGSDGTVSLPPKRLMTLEECMEYIQQDECIEVTPNNIRMRKTILDEEERKKQQKRMSAEAI; from the coding sequence ATGGATATCAGAAATATTGCGATTATCGCACACGTTGACCACGGAAAAACAACCCTCGTTGACAAAATCTTACACGCAACTAAAGTGTTTCGTGAAAACCAGGATGCAGGTGAACTGATCATGGATAGTAACGACCTTGAAAAGGAACGTGGTATCACCATCTTCAGTAAAAACGCTGCTGTAGAGTACAATGGTGTAAAAATTAACGTGATTGATACCCCAGGCCACGCCGACTTTGGCGGTGAGGTAGAGCGCGTATTGAAAATGGCCGATGGTGTTTGCCTGTTGGTAGATGCTTTTGAAGGCCCAATGCCTCAAACTCGTTTCGTATTGCAAAAAGCTTTGGCCTTAGGTCTGAAGCCGATTGTTATCATCAATAAAGTTGATAAGCCAAACTGCCGTCCGGACGAAGTGCATGACGCAGTATTTGAGCTTTTCTTTAACCTGGATGCTACCGAAGAGCAGCTGGATTTCCCAACTTATTATGGTTCTGGTAAAAATGGCTGGTTCAACGATAGCCTGACCCAGATCGATAATATCAATCCTTTGTTGGATGGTATCCTGAAGCATGTACCGCCGCCAGCTGTTGGCGAAGGTTCTTTGCAGTTGCAGATCACCTCTTTGGACTATTCTTCTTTCCTTGGTCGTATTGCCATTGGTAAAGTAAGCCGTGGTTCGATCAAAGAAGGTCAGCCAATCTCTTTAATGCAGACAGACGGTACAATTAAGAAATCAAGAGTACGTGAGCTGTATGTGTTTGAAGGAATGGGTAAGAAGAAGGTGAGCGAAGTAGTAGCGGGTGATCTTTGTGCAGTTGTAGGTTTAGAAGGTTTCAACATTGGTGATACTATTGCTGATTTTGAAAATCCAGAAGCTTTACCGGTAATCAGCGTGGATGAGCCTACGATGAACATGATGTTCTCTATCAACAACTCACCGTTCTTTGGTAAGGATGGTAAGTTTGTTACTTCTCGTCACCTGCGTGATCGCTTAATGAAGGAAACGGAGAAGAACCTGGCCCTGCGTGTTAGAGACACCGATAGCGCTGATAGCTTCCTGGTATACGGTCGCGGTATCCTGCACTTAGGCGTATTGATTGAAACGATGCGTCGTGAAGGATATGAGTTGACTATTGGTCAGCCGCAAGTATTGGTGAAAGAAATTGATGGCAGAAAATGTGAGCCATTTGAAACCCTGGTAGTAGATGTACCACAGGAATATGCTTCTAAAGTAATTGACCTGGTAACACGCCGTAAGGGTGAGATGCTGATCATGGAAACAAAAGGCGACATGCAACACTTAGAGTTTGATATCCCTTCTCGTGGTTTGCTGGGCTTGCGTACCAATATGCTAACCAATACTGCAGGTGAAGCTGTAATGAACCACCGCTTTAGTGAATACAAACCTTGGAAAGGACCAATCCCTGGTCGTAACAACGGTGTGTTGATCGCTAAAGAAGCGGGTTCCACTACTGCTTACTCTATTGATAAATTACAAGACCGTGGATTCTTCTTTGTAGATCCAGGTGAGGAAGTATATAAGGGTATGATCATCGGTGAGAACAATAAGCCTGGTGACCTGGTAGTGAATCCAAACGAAGGAAAGAAACTGACCAACATGCGTGCCAGCGGTAGCGATGGTACGGTAAGCCTTCCTCCTAAGCGTTTAATGACCCTGGAAGAGTGTATGGAATACATTCAGCAGGATGAGTGTATTGAGGTGACACCGAACAACATTCGTATGCGTAAGACCATTCTGGATGAAGAAGAGCGTAAGAAGCAGCAGAAGCGTATGAGCGCTGAAGCGATCTAA
- a CDS encoding diacylglycerol/lipid kinase family protein — protein sequence MRHLLYIINPISGTRNKRSVQQLVEEKTKAAGLPYTIKHSVAGGDYSFLHPFIKEEKVTDVIIAAGDGTVNQVINGLKDLDVQFGILPCGSGNGLAFSAGIPKNLEKALAIIFKGQSQLTDAFLVNGAFSCMLCGIGFDAQVAHDFAKAPKRGLNTYIQKTVSNFFSAKAYPFSLTMDGSVLEKEAYFISVANSNQFGNNFTIAPKASLTDGLLDIVVVTKQNKLNMLAQTILQVGGFNRLVQPELAKANKGILYFQTPSLTISNAGGAPMHIDGDPVTAAQHLEIRILKSCFRLICP from the coding sequence ATGCGTCACCTTCTGTACATTATTAATCCTATATCCGGTACCCGCAATAAGCGTTCTGTACAACAATTAGTTGAAGAAAAAACAAAAGCTGCCGGCCTGCCTTACACCATCAAGCACTCTGTAGCTGGTGGCGATTACAGTTTCCTGCACCCCTTTATCAAAGAAGAAAAGGTAACCGATGTGATCATTGCTGCTGGTGATGGTACGGTAAATCAGGTGATCAACGGGCTTAAAGATCTGGATGTACAATTTGGTATTCTGCCTTGTGGTTCAGGAAATGGGCTGGCGTTTAGTGCTGGCATACCCAAAAACCTGGAAAAGGCCCTGGCTATTATTTTTAAAGGACAAAGCCAACTCACGGATGCTTTCCTGGTAAATGGCGCTTTTTCCTGTATGCTCTGTGGTATTGGTTTCGACGCCCAGGTGGCGCATGATTTTGCTAAGGCGCCAAAGCGTGGTCTGAATACCTATATTCAAAAAACAGTTTCCAATTTCTTTTCGGCCAAAGCCTATCCCTTTAGCCTTACTATGGATGGCAGTGTATTAGAAAAGGAAGCCTATTTCATTTCTGTAGCTAACAGCAATCAGTTTGGCAACAATTTTACCATTGCACCAAAGGCCAGTTTAACCGACGGTCTGTTGGACATTGTGGTAGTAACCAAACAAAACAAGCTGAATATGCTGGCGCAAACCATTTTACAGGTAGGCGGTTTTAATCGCTTAGTGCAGCCAGAACTAGCTAAAGCCAATAAAGGCATTCTTTATTTTCAAACCCCATCGCTTACCATTAGCAATGCAGGTGGTGCACCCATGCATATTGATGGAGACCCCGTTACTGCTGCGCAGCACCTGGAGATCCGTATACTGAAATCTTGTTTTCGGCTAATTTGTCCTTAG
- a CDS encoding glycosyltransferase: MNNTLSTVIDHTIASQIKPGTKILFATFPADGHFNPLTGLAMHLKQIGCDVRWYTAKKYANKLQQLDIPHYDLVRALDFASGEPDEIFPERKQHKSQLAKLKFDIINVFIKRGPEFYDDIKEIHQTFPFEVMIADVAFTGTPMVKEKMNIPVITVGILPLPETSKDLAPYGLAITPNYSFWGKKKQTFLRFVADQVLFRKPYLVMKEMLADYGIKPDGNLFSTLIRKSSLVLQSGTPGFEYFRSDLGHNIRFAGALLPYTTQKQTTPWYNKKLEQYDKVILVTQGTVEKDVEKIIVPTLEAFKDSDCLVVVTTGGSRTLELRLRYPQNNIIIEDFIPFGDVMPYADVYITNGGYGGVMLGIENQLPMVVAGVHEGKNEICARVGYFQLGINLKTEQPIPAQIRNSVEEILSNVVYKKNVVKLSKEFAQYKPNELCAKYVAQLVQQESSSQKVNVAAVEAVLEA; encoded by the coding sequence ATGAATAACACCCTTTCTACTGTTATTGACCATACCATCGCATCGCAAATAAAACCCGGCACCAAAATATTATTTGCCACCTTCCCTGCAGATGGGCATTTTAACCCGCTAACCGGGTTAGCCATGCATCTTAAACAGATTGGATGTGATGTGCGTTGGTATACCGCAAAGAAATACGCAAATAAATTGCAGCAACTGGATATACCTCACTATGATCTGGTACGTGCGCTGGACTTTGCCAGTGGTGAGCCTGATGAAATATTTCCAGAGCGGAAACAACACAAAAGCCAGTTGGCCAAACTAAAGTTTGATATCATTAATGTGTTTATAAAACGTGGGCCTGAGTTTTACGATGATATTAAGGAGATTCACCAAACCTTTCCGTTTGAGGTGATGATTGCCGATGTGGCTTTTACCGGCACTCCCATGGTAAAGGAAAAGATGAATATTCCGGTGATCACGGTGGGCATATTGCCGCTGCCGGAAACCTCAAAAGACCTGGCACCTTATGGACTGGCCATTACACCCAACTATTCATTCTGGGGTAAGAAAAAGCAAACCTTCCTGCGTTTTGTAGCCGATCAGGTACTGTTTCGGAAACCTTACCTGGTTATGAAAGAGATGCTGGCAGACTATGGGATAAAACCAGATGGCAATTTGTTTAGCACACTTATCAGAAAATCTTCCCTGGTGCTGCAAAGCGGTACGCCGGGCTTTGAATACTTCCGTAGTGATCTTGGACACAATATTCGCTTTGCCGGGGCATTATTGCCGTATACTACCCAAAAGCAAACAACACCCTGGTACAACAAAAAGTTGGAGCAATACGATAAAGTGATTTTAGTTACACAAGGAACTGTTGAAAAGGATGTAGAGAAGATCATTGTGCCTACCCTGGAAGCTTTTAAAGACTCCGACTGCCTGGTGGTGGTAACCACGGGTGGCTCCAGAACGCTGGAATTGCGCCTGCGCTATCCGCAAAACAATATTATCATTGAAGATTTTATTCCTTTTGGTGATGTAATGCCATATGCGGATGTATATATAACTAATGGCGGATATGGTGGTGTAATGTTGGGTATAGAAAACCAATTGCCAATGGTGGTGGCAGGTGTGCATGAGGGCAAAAACGAGATCTGTGCACGTGTTGGATACTTTCAGTTAGGCATCAACCTTAAAACGGAGCAGCCTATTCCTGCACAAATCCGTAATAGTGTAGAAGAGATCCTGAGCAATGTTGTTTACAAGAAAAATGTGGTGAAGCTGAGCAAAGAATTTGCGCAATACAAGCCAAATGAGCTGTGTGCCAAGTACGTAGCGCAATTGGTACAACAAGAGTCATCGTCTCAGAAAGTAAATGTGGCAGCCGTCGAGGCGGTATTGGAGGCATAA
- a CDS encoding DsrE family protein produces the protein MKHLTLLVVFGLATLLLQAQTVPYNVVFDLTSKDTNDHKTVLRWIDAITKEHPDAQLEVVLYGQSLDMVQKDKSIVSKQLQDLSTNKNVSVKVCAAAMKRHGIEPSALLPSVSTVPDGIYEIISKQRQGWGYIKVAH, from the coding sequence ATGAAACACCTTACATTGCTTGTTGTTTTTGGCTTGGCAACACTATTATTGCAAGCCCAAACCGTTCCTTATAATGTGGTTTTTGATTTGACCAGCAAAGACACCAACGATCACAAAACGGTACTGCGGTGGATCGATGCCATTACAAAAGAACATCCAGATGCGCAGTTGGAGGTGGTATTGTATGGTCAGTCGTTAGACATGGTGCAAAAAGACAAATCAATTGTATCAAAGCAATTGCAGGATCTGTCCACAAATAAGAACGTTAGTGTAAAAGTGTGTGCAGCGGCCATGAAACGCCATGGCATAGAACCTTCTGCCTTGCTGCCTTCTGTAAGTACGGTGCCGGATGGTATTTACGAAATTATCAGTAAACAACGGCAAGGATGGGGGTATATTAAAGTTGCGCATTAA
- a CDS encoding DUF2905 domain-containing protein, with amino-acid sequence MQGQWGKYIILLGGLIIIIGIIVYFLGDKLHWIGRLPGDIRVERDNFRFYFPITTMILVSLILSFLLYLLRRF; translated from the coding sequence ATGCAAGGTCAATGGGGTAAATACATCATTTTGCTGGGTGGTTTGATCATAATCATTGGCATTATTGTGTATTTCCTTGGCGATAAGCTGCACTGGATAGGCCGCCTGCCTGGTGATATCAGGGTAGAAAGAGACAATTTTCGCTTTTATTTTCCCATTACCACCATGATACTGGTTAGTCTCATCCTTTCATTCTTGCTTTACCTGCTACGCCGTTTTTAG
- a CDS encoding patatin-like phospholipase family protein: protein MKSFGANALFLAPEYLGNVNALSTAIVGASIGVFIMCWNITTFILFSQHFTFLAATQYPFVKYCVNNSVLPISFLTYFLIKSYSFAHYKELIPNIEIIFLTLGFLVGLLLMLTISFFYFFGADKTILRSLQPLFNTTKNVISHLQPEHVPTNSKVLINAEWFLDSFRKVRRCRDVSHYSRELMETIFKRHHFAAVVCMVLAYLFLIIIGFFLDYRVFQIPAAASIILFCSILIGVSGAFAYFFQSWSVPALIIFLIVLNTLFESGWIDPRNKAYGLAYDKANCPEYSLHSLQQLANPAAVEADKQNMFQILDRWKAKQKEDKPLLVLITTSGGGTRSATFTMNVLQRLDSVTNGKIMDQTFLITGASGGMIGATYFRELYRQKIKGTYTNLQSTEYVDAIAQDLLNPTFSSFVARDLFAPEQKFKVGPYSYLKDRGYSFELALNANTKGVLNKRLKDYEQDERNAKIPLIFYHNVITRDGKKLLISTQPLRFMMQPLSDSTRPINPDAVDYTTFFASQDPHNLRMLTALRMNATFPIVLPNVWLPTEPVIDVMDGGLRDNYGTDNALRFMSTMKGWIEKNTRGVLIIQIRDRMDGGWENPYETQTMTENAVKPFFLLQHNWYKMMEYGQSDMASYLIGNSNFSIQQLTFQYIPGKEEDKAALNFHLTQREKQDIGASLNSQQNAQNFGKVALLLNTSKDKLAENKISVYGSPGAAQQ, encoded by the coding sequence ATGAAAAGCTTTGGCGCCAATGCCCTATTTCTGGCCCCGGAGTATTTGGGAAATGTGAATGCTCTTAGTACCGCTATTGTGGGGGCTTCCATTGGCGTATTTATCATGTGCTGGAACATTACTACGTTCATCTTATTCAGCCAACATTTTACTTTCCTTGCCGCTACGCAATACCCTTTTGTAAAGTATTGCGTAAACAACAGCGTTTTACCGATCTCCTTTCTAACCTATTTCCTGATCAAAAGTTATTCATTTGCACACTACAAAGAATTGATTCCTAATATAGAGATCATCTTTTTGACCCTTGGTTTCTTAGTGGGGCTGTTGCTGATGTTAACCATTTCGTTCTTTTATTTTTTTGGTGCTGATAAAACCATCTTACGATCACTGCAGCCATTATTTAATACCACCAAGAATGTGATTTCCCATCTGCAGCCAGAGCATGTGCCTACGAACTCTAAAGTGCTGATCAACGCGGAATGGTTCCTGGATTCATTCAGGAAAGTGCGCCGCTGCCGCGATGTGTCGCACTACTCGCGCGAGTTGATGGAGACGATCTTTAAGCGTCACCACTTTGCCGCTGTTGTGTGTATGGTGCTGGCTTATTTATTCCTGATCATCATTGGTTTTTTCCTGGACTATAGAGTATTTCAGATACCAGCAGCAGCCAGTATCATTTTATTCTGTTCTATACTGATTGGGGTGTCTGGGGCCTTTGCTTATTTCTTTCAAAGCTGGAGTGTGCCAGCCCTGATTATTTTTTTGATCGTCTTAAATACGCTGTTTGAGTCTGGTTGGATTGATCCACGCAACAAGGCTTATGGCCTGGCCTACGATAAAGCCAATTGCCCTGAATATTCATTACATAGCCTGCAGCAATTAGCTAATCCTGCAGCTGTGGAGGCCGACAAGCAGAATATGTTCCAGATACTGGATCGCTGGAAGGCTAAACAAAAAGAAGACAAACCGCTGTTGGTACTGATCACCACCAGTGGGGGAGGTACCCGCAGTGCCACCTTTACCATGAATGTGCTGCAACGACTGGATAGCGTTACCAATGGTAAGATCATGGATCAAACCTTCCTGATCACCGGGGCTTCTGGTGGTATGATCGGCGCTACCTATTTCCGGGAACTGTATCGCCAAAAAATAAAAGGCACTTACACCAACCTGCAATCAACCGAGTATGTAGATGCCATAGCACAAGACCTGTTGAATCCTACGTTTTCTTCTTTTGTAGCTCGCGACCTGTTTGCACCGGAGCAAAAATTCAAAGTAGGCCCTTACAGTTATTTAAAGGATAGAGGATATTCTTTTGAATTGGCATTGAACGCGAATACCAAAGGTGTTTTAAACAAGCGCTTAAAAGATTATGAGCAGGATGAACGGAATGCTAAAATTCCATTGATCTTTTATCACAACGTGATCACCCGCGATGGTAAAAAGCTTTTGATAAGTACGCAGCCCCTGCGCTTTATGATGCAGCCGCTATCCGATAGTACACGCCCCATAAATCCGGATGCTGTTGATTATACAACTTTCTTTGCCAGCCAGGATCCGCACAACCTACGCATGTTGACAGCATTGCGCATGAATGCTACCTTTCCTATTGTACTACCCAACGTGTGGTTGCCAACAGAGCCGGTGATTGATGTGATGGATGGAGGCCTGCGCGATAATTACGGTACCGATAATGCACTGCGCTTTATGTCGACCATGAAAGGCTGGATTGAAAAGAATACCAGAGGGGTGCTGATCATACAGATCCGTGATCGTATGGATGGTGGCTGGGAAAATCCATATGAGACCCAAACCATGACAGAGAACGCTGTAAAGCCTTTCTTCCTGCTACAACACAACTGGTATAAGATGATGGAGTATGGCCAGAGTGATATGGCCTCTTACTTAATAGGCAACAGTAACTTTTCTATTCAGCAACTAACGTTTCAGTATATCCCAGGAAAAGAAGAAGACAAGGCTGCCTTGAATTTTCACTTGACCCAACGTGAGAAGCAAGATATTGGAGCTTCTTTAAACTCGCAGCAAAACGCGCAAAACTTTGGTAAAGTGGCCTTGTTGCTCAACACCTCTAAGGACAAATTAGCCGAAAACAAGATTTCAGTATACGGATCTCCAGGTGCTGCGCAGCAGTAA
- a CDS encoding glycosyltransferase family 4 protein: MKINILLPGICRVPTGGAKVMLEYANRLAADGMDVTLFYPIEPKVNTVNNLSLKRKIRMYRKVFTKKLKQKYSARIWFPLRKEIKERLVPYLGEQYMPDADFTFATAWETAEWAVQYKEEKGEKLYLIQGYEDWSGTREEVDNTWKMPLKKIVIANWLKKHADALGQEAVLINNGLDFNRFHITQPIEHRQPFSVLMSYHTLTIKGSKDGIAALEIVKKEIPELTVTLFSIYKKPESIPDWIRFDHNPVYLKELYNNSAIFISPSLSEGWALPPAEAMQCGCAVVVTDIGGHGDYGINGRDLLLTPSGDIKAMADQIIQLIKNNDRRIAIAKAGNTIIQQFTWEAAYTKLKQEMDIKQKQKEILLVQ, translated from the coding sequence ATGAAAATTAATATTCTGTTACCAGGAATTTGTCGTGTACCGACCGGTGGTGCGAAGGTAATGTTAGAATATGCCAATCGATTAGCTGCTGATGGAATGGACGTGACTTTGTTTTATCCAATAGAGCCAAAAGTGAACACTGTAAATAATCTTTCCTTGAAAAGAAAGATAAGAATGTACAGGAAGGTATTTACGAAGAAGCTTAAACAAAAATATTCCGCTCGTATTTGGTTTCCCTTACGAAAGGAGATCAAGGAACGGTTGGTTCCTTATTTAGGAGAACAATATATGCCTGATGCCGATTTTACATTTGCTACGGCATGGGAAACAGCAGAATGGGCAGTACAGTACAAAGAAGAAAAGGGAGAGAAGCTCTATCTGATTCAAGGCTATGAAGATTGGTCAGGCACCAGGGAAGAAGTTGACAACACCTGGAAGATGCCTTTAAAAAAGATAGTCATTGCTAATTGGCTAAAGAAACATGCTGACGCTTTAGGGCAAGAAGCTGTATTAATAAATAATGGGCTTGATTTTAATCGCTTTCATATTACGCAGCCTATTGAACACCGCCAACCTTTCTCTGTATTAATGTCTTACCATACCTTAACTATAAAGGGTTCTAAGGATGGGATCGCCGCTTTGGAAATAGTAAAAAAAGAAATTCCGGAACTTACCGTTACGCTCTTTAGCATTTATAAGAAACCAGAGTCTATACCTGACTGGATACGATTCGATCATAATCCTGTTTATCTTAAAGAGCTTTATAATAATTCAGCCATTTTTATTTCGCCAAGTCTTAGCGAAGGATGGGCGCTACCTCCAGCAGAAGCTATGCAGTGCGGATGTGCAGTGGTTGTAACGGATATTGGTGGCCATGGCGATTATGGTATAAATGGAAGAGATTTACTACTCACGCCTTCTGGTGATATAAAAGCTATGGCAGACCAGATCATTCAATTAATTAAAAATAATGACCGTCGTATTGCTATAGCAAAAGCAGGCAATACAATTATACAGCAGTTTACATGGGAAGCTGCTTATACCAAGCTTAAACAGGAAATGGATATAAAACAAAAGCAAAAAGAAATACTCTTGGTCCAATAA
- a CDS encoding COX15/CtaA family protein produces MNRKTSSRPVAIWLLIGVAMLIVQIILGGITRLTGSGLSITEWDVITGAVPPLNQQQWLNEFHKYQQTPQYHLMNSDFTLHDFKFIFFWEWFHRFWGRLIGVVFAIPFIIFLFQRRFRTDMVKPLIILFILGALQGAVGWIMVASGLTGDAIYVKPTRLALHFVFAMVLLCYTFWFALKLLVKEREFVTGPRLQKFAWGTIVVLFIQFVFGALMAGHRAAPAAPTWPDINGSFIPDYLFNRPLTLVSILEDRIVIHFIHRMLAYLLVLLVLVWTVQAFRKRGGALYATVRTLPLVFVLLQTTLGVLTVLTSIKIRATKWNEFEWMAQLHQFVALLLLLSLVFAAFLLRRRSLYK; encoded by the coding sequence ATGAATCGAAAAACATCTTCTCGGCCAGTGGCGATATGGTTGCTGATAGGGGTAGCCATGCTTATAGTGCAAATTATTTTAGGCGGTATTACCCGTCTAACGGGTTCCGGTTTGTCCATCACCGAGTGGGATGTGATTACAGGTGCCGTACCACCGCTGAACCAACAGCAATGGCTCAATGAGTTTCATAAATACCAGCAGACTCCACAGTATCACCTGATGAACTCCGACTTTACGTTACACGATTTCAAGTTCATTTTCTTTTGGGAGTGGTTTCATCGTTTTTGGGGCCGGTTGATCGGGGTTGTGTTTGCTATACCGTTTATCATCTTTTTATTTCAGCGCCGCTTTCGTACCGATATGGTGAAGCCGCTGATCATCCTCTTTATATTGGGCGCCTTGCAAGGTGCCGTGGGTTGGATCATGGTGGCGAGTGGACTTACCGGTGATGCGATCTATGTAAAGCCTACACGCTTAGCCCTGCACTTTGTATTTGCCATGGTGCTGCTATGTTATACGTTTTGGTTTGCGCTGAAACTATTGGTAAAAGAAAGAGAGTTTGTAACGGGTCCACGGTTACAGAAGTTTGCCTGGGGGACCATTGTGGTTTTATTTATACAATTTGTATTTGGTGCCCTGATGGCTGGTCACCGGGCAGCACCAGCAGCGCCTACCTGGCCCGACATTAATGGTAGTTTTATCCCAGATTATTTATTCAATCGTCCGCTGACATTGGTGAGTATTTTAGAAGACCGGATTGTGATTCATTTTATTCACCGTATGCTGGCGTATCTGCTGGTATTATTGGTACTGGTATGGACCGTGCAGGCTTTCAGAAAACGCGGAGGGGCGCTGTATGCTACAGTACGCACCCTGCCATTGGTTTTTGTATTGCTGCAAACAACGCTTGGCGTACTTACGGTGCTGACATCTATAAAAATCAGGGCAACAAAGTGGAACGAGTTTGAGTGGATGGCGCAACTTCATCAATTCGTGGCACTATTATTATTGCTTTCTTTAGTGTTTGCAGCGTTTCTGCTACGCCGGCGCTCTTTATATAAGTAG
- a CDS encoding glycosyltransferase family 2 protein has translation MKKGLSIVIPNYNGVQLFTHTLPTVFKALEHVSLPSEVIVADDCSTDDSIAYLQKEYPQIRIVQNTVNSGFSITANNGITAASYSYVLLLNSDVKLEPDYFHSLFSYFEDPTTFGVVGRIVGWEDNIIQDGAKYPSFHGVKIKTSGNYLLEDEKAMQYGLFSMYLSGACALLDKEKFLQCGGFNELFSPFYVEDYELSLRAWRLGWKCYYDHRSVCRHKVSTSIKSKNKKKYVETIYNRNKMFLHAIHLSSPKRLLWFLQLSVETLARFFTLRWSYLRSLYLFISSYQKVRDYRKKLQRLNGSVPLLSIDEVTAFILNSIQGKKIRRF, from the coding sequence ATGAAGAAAGGCTTGTCCATTGTTATTCCGAACTATAATGGTGTGCAGCTTTTCACTCATACACTGCCTACCGTATTTAAGGCGCTGGAACATGTGTCGCTACCATCTGAAGTGATTGTAGCAGACGACTGTTCAACGGATGATTCCATAGCGTACTTGCAAAAAGAGTATCCACAGATCCGGATTGTACAGAATACTGTAAACAGCGGCTTTTCTATAACCGCCAACAATGGTATAACAGCGGCCAGTTATAGCTATGTGCTTTTGTTAAACAGTGACGTGAAGTTGGAGCCGGATTATTTTCACAGCTTGTTCTCTTATTTTGAAGATCCTACAACGTTTGGTGTAGTTGGACGCATTGTAGGGTGGGAAGATAATATTATACAGGATGGCGCCAAGTATCCTTCCTTTCATGGTGTAAAGATTAAAACATCTGGCAACTATTTGCTGGAAGATGAGAAGGCCATGCAGTATGGTTTGTTCTCCATGTATCTTTCCGGAGCTTGTGCGCTACTGGATAAAGAAAAATTTCTGCAGTGTGGCGGGTTCAATGAATTGTTCTCACCCTTTTATGTAGAAGATTATGAGTTGTCGCTTCGAGCCTGGCGATTAGGCTGGAAGTGCTATTATGATCATCGCTCTGTATGCCGGCACAAAGTATCTACATCGATCAAATCAAAGAATAAGAAAAAATATGTGGAAACCATCTATAACCGTAACAAGATGTTTCTACATGCCATTCACCTTTCTTCCCCAAAACGTCTCTTGTGGTTTCTGCAACTAAGCGTTGAAACCTTGGCACGTTTTTTTACATTACGTTGGAGCTATTTACGATCTCTTTATCTGTTTATCAGTAGTTATCAAAAAGTAAGAGACTATCGCAAAAAGTTGCAGCGCTTAAATGGAAGTGTACCCCTGTTGTCTATTGATGAAGTGACTGCATTTATATTGAATTCAATACAGGGAAAAAAGATCAGACGATTTTAG